From the genome of Candidatus Promineifilum breve, one region includes:
- a CDS encoding anti-sigma factor domain-containing protein: MERNTRIEEELFPFYVLDALTAEERLEVDDYVAGNREARARLAQLTPAVADLSAAATTPITPSPAVKAGLLARIEAEGQAVAPPAAAPRPAAPAPRPAPRRAQPAPVAPRRSWWQVFGPALAGLAALVLIFSAVVVGRYSRRVDELQGQLATLEESSQTLEAQLDALEGENQTLRRELSARDDQLAALLTPGAITVALGDLTGEHPESHGALTIDPASGEGVLSVANLPPLTADQTYQAWLIVDGAPVSAGTFAVDGDGAAHHTISGAQPGAFEAVGVSLEPAGGSDQPTPDQIILLAGFSS; the protein is encoded by the coding sequence ATGGAACGCAATACGCGTATCGAAGAGGAGCTATTTCCGTTTTACGTCCTCGACGCTCTAACCGCTGAAGAGCGGCTGGAGGTGGACGATTACGTGGCCGGCAACCGCGAGGCCCGCGCCCGGCTGGCGCAATTGACGCCGGCCGTGGCCGACCTGAGCGCGGCGGCGACGACGCCCATCACCCCGTCGCCGGCGGTGAAGGCCGGGCTGCTGGCCCGCATCGAGGCCGAGGGCCAGGCCGTCGCGCCGCCGGCCGCCGCGCCACGACCGGCGGCCCCTGCCCCCCGCCCCGCGCCACGCCGCGCCCAACCCGCGCCGGTCGCGCCCCGGCGGTCGTGGTGGCAGGTGTTCGGCCCGGCGCTGGCCGGGCTGGCGGCGCTGGTGCTCATCTTCTCGGCCGTCGTCGTGGGGCGCTATAGCCGCCGGGTCGATGAATTGCAAGGCCAACTCGCCACGCTGGAAGAGAGCAGCCAGACCCTCGAAGCCCAACTCGACGCGCTGGAAGGCGAAAATCAGACCTTGCGCCGCGAACTCTCGGCCCGCGATGACCAACTGGCCGCTCTGCTGACCCCCGGCGCTATCACCGTGGCCCTGGGTGACCTGACCGGCGAGCACCCCGAATCCCACGGCGCGCTGACCATCGATCCGGCCAGCGGCGAGGGCGTGCTGTCGGTCGCCAATTTGCCGCCGCTGACGGCCGATCAGACCTATCAGGCCTGGCTCATCGTCGATGGCGCGCCGGTCAGCGCGGGCACGTTCGCCGTGGACGGCGACGGCGCGGCCCACCATACCATTAGCGGCGCGCAACCCGGCGCGTTCGAGGCGGTCGGCGTCTCCCTTGAACCGGCCGGCGGCAGCGACCAGCCTACCCCCGATCAGATCATCCTGCTGGCCGGCTTCTCCAGCTAG
- a CDS encoding DUF4331 domain-containing protein, producing MNHAVQQPRLSRISVLTGLMLAALFLALAVLLGAGQSGASSHREAPMISKDPYADNTDTYVWVPKGQTRNVVLAASWIPFEGPEGGPNYYEWDDRVAYDIHVDNDGDAVADVTYTLTSRTEVQNPDTFLYNTGPISNLRDADWNRRQFITVSETWENGDRHVLLNDRLTAPVNIGSKSTPRYNRLSESAGYVVRAPGNDRIKIFGGQTDDAFWVDLQVFDLLTLRGQAPPVGYANGNNDPVDSVSGFNVHSLILEIPISRLTDGDPVLGVWSTARRAPMTVLDAGVESHLDDYVQVSRLGMPLVNEVVLPMGLKDVFNSIPPSVDLTVYEALQESVEDPEVGNLLCGLYGVPLPGDMNDDCATEYTAGSPRTGRGDIFDIFLTGMVLANEFTIQTKNGPVTLPAGFNVNQPANVVPAEMIRINTAISGDLCSPTPSRLGVLGGDACGFPNGRRPIDDTVEIELLAVAGAAYSVLDGRDQSFSFNPALIGVLDDGIDTNDVPFRNGFPYFAVAQSGQEHIHQNPGGGNNAPALAATTALTGGNDQTGSGAPINATLSTAGDMAQRLPQNVLTVALLTVGAALGLWVLQVRRRLVAAPVNR from the coding sequence ATGAACCACGCAGTGCAGCAACCACGATTGAGCCGAATCAGTGTCCTGACGGGGCTAATGCTGGCCGCCCTGTTCCTCGCCCTCGCCGTTCTGTTGGGGGCCGGGCAGTCCGGCGCCTCGAGCCACCGCGAAGCGCCCATGATTTCCAAAGACCCCTACGCCGATAACACCGACACCTACGTCTGGGTTCCCAAGGGCCAGACCCGCAACGTCGTCCTGGCGGCCAGTTGGATCCCGTTCGAGGGGCCGGAAGGCGGCCCGAACTACTATGAGTGGGACGACCGCGTCGCCTATGACATCCACGTTGATAATGACGGCGACGCCGTGGCCGACGTGACCTACACCCTCACCAGCCGGACCGAAGTGCAGAACCCGGATACCTTCCTCTATAACACCGGCCCCATCAGCAATCTGCGCGACGCCGATTGGAACCGCCGGCAATTCATCACCGTCAGCGAGACGTGGGAAAATGGCGACCGGCACGTCTTGTTAAACGACCGTCTGACGGCCCCGGTCAACATCGGCTCCAAATCCACGCCGCGCTACAACCGGCTGAGCGAGAGCGCCGGCTACGTCGTGCGCGCCCCCGGCAACGACCGCATCAAGATCTTCGGCGGCCAGACCGACGACGCCTTCTGGGTCGATCTGCAAGTGTTCGACCTGTTGACCCTGCGCGGCCAGGCCCCGCCGGTCGGCTATGCCAACGGTAACAACGACCCGGTCGATTCCGTCTCCGGCTTCAACGTCCACAGCCTGATCCTGGAGATTCCCATCTCCCGCCTGACCGACGGCGACCCGGTGCTGGGTGTGTGGTCGACGGCGCGCCGCGCCCCGATGACCGTGCTGGACGCGGGGGTTGAGTCCCATCTGGATGATTACGTCCAGGTCTCTCGTCTGGGTATGCCCCTGGTCAACGAAGTCGTGTTGCCGATGGGTCTGAAGGACGTGTTCAACAGCATCCCGCCCAGCGTCGATCTGACCGTCTACGAAGCCCTGCAGGAGAGCGTCGAAGACCCCGAAGTGGGCAATCTGTTGTGCGGCCTGTATGGTGTGCCGCTGCCCGGCGACATGAACGATGACTGCGCCACCGAATACACCGCCGGCTCGCCCCGCACTGGCCGCGGCGACATCTTCGACATCTTCCTGACCGGCATGGTGCTGGCCAATGAGTTCACCATCCAGACCAAGAACGGCCCGGTGACGCTGCCGGCCGGCTTCAACGTCAATCAGCCGGCCAACGTCGTCCCGGCCGAGATGATTCGCATCAACACCGCCATCAGCGGCGACCTGTGCTCGCCCACCCCCTCGCGGCTGGGTGTGCTCGGCGGCGACGCCTGCGGCTTCCCCAATGGCCGCCGTCCCATCGACGACACGGTGGAGATCGAGTTGCTGGCCGTGGCCGGCGCGGCTTACTCTGTCCTGGACGGCCGCGACCAGAGCTTCAGCTTCAACCCGGCCCTGATCGGTGTGCTCGATGACGGCATCGACACCAACGATGTGCCCTTCCGCAACGGCTTCCCCTACTTCGCCGTAGCCCAATCGGGCCAGGAGCACATCCACCAGAACCCCGGCGGCGGCAACAACGCCCCGGCCCTGGCCGCCACGACCGCCCTGACCGGCGGCAATGACCAGACCGGCAGCGGCGCGCCCATCAACGCTACGCTAAGCACCGCGGGCGACATGGCCCAGCGCCTGCCGCAGAACGTCCTGACCGTGGCCCTGCTGACCGTCGGCGCGGCCCTGGGCCTGTGGGTGCTCCAGGTGCGCCGTCGCCTGGTCGCCGCCCCGGTCAACCGTTAA
- a CDS encoding tetratricopeptide repeat protein, with translation MQTLMTLRPMERRIFYLLFLSAAALIAVLAGRLLAGPVESAAIVERTARTALAPTLDETIARLRAAAQADPTHAGAHAALGLALLQQVRETADPALYGQAEVALNEALRLDAGQLDALIGQGQLALARHDFRAALEWGQQARALMPYRAEALGILVDAHVELGEYEAAVASAQALVDLRPDLASYSRVAYLRELHGDTAGAITAMQAAVSAGPPGGEPTAWTGTQLGHLYFNSGDLDQAEAAYSAALAGRPDYPYARAGLARVWAARGRTDAAIDALESLVAVLPLPEFLNTLGQLYAGTGRPELAEQQYDLIRVIQQLNAEAGQNVDLELALFEADHGDPAVALDMARLAYDLRPSIHAADALAWASYRAGDLAAADEAMRAALRLNTQDAQLLYHAGMIAATLGRSAEASDYLTRALQLNPYFDFVQAEEARATLALTAANQ, from the coding sequence ATGCAAACCCTGATGACCCTGCGACCGATGGAACGACGCATCTTCTATCTGCTGTTCCTCTCCGCCGCCGCGCTCATCGCCGTGCTGGCCGGGCGCCTGCTGGCCGGGCCGGTCGAATCGGCGGCCATCGTGGAGCGCACCGCCCGCACTGCCCTCGCCCCCACCCTCGATGAGACCATCGCCCGGCTGCGGGCCGCCGCCCAGGCCGACCCGACCCATGCCGGCGCCCACGCCGCCCTGGGGCTGGCCCTGCTGCAACAAGTGCGCGAGACGGCCGACCCGGCCCTCTACGGTCAGGCCGAGGTCGCGCTGAATGAGGCCCTGCGCCTCGACGCGGGGCAACTGGATGCCCTCATCGGTCAGGGCCAATTGGCCCTGGCCCGCCATGACTTCCGGGCCGCGCTGGAATGGGGCCAACAGGCCCGCGCCCTCATGCCCTATCGGGCCGAGGCGCTGGGTATTCTGGTCGATGCCCACGTCGAACTGGGCGAATACGAAGCCGCCGTCGCCTCGGCTCAGGCGTTGGTCGATCTGCGGCCCGATCTGGCGTCCTACAGCCGCGTGGCCTACCTGCGCGAACTGCACGGCGACACGGCCGGGGCCATCACCGCCATGCAGGCCGCCGTCAGCGCCGGGCCGCCGGGCGGCGAGCCGACCGCCTGGACGGGGACGCAACTGGGCCATCTGTACTTCAACAGCGGCGACCTCGACCAGGCCGAGGCCGCCTACAGCGCCGCGCTGGCCGGTCGCCCCGATTATCCCTACGCCCGCGCCGGGTTGGCCCGGGTGTGGGCCGCCCGCGGCCGGACGGATGCGGCCATCGACGCCCTGGAATCCCTCGTGGCCGTCCTGCCTCTGCCCGAATTCCTGAACACCCTGGGCCAACTCTACGCCGGCACCGGCCGCCCCGAACTGGCCGAACAACAATACGACCTGATTCGCGTCATCCAACAACTGAACGCCGAGGCGGGCCAGAACGTCGATCTGGAGCTGGCCCTGTTCGAGGCCGACCACGGCGACCCGGCCGTGGCGCTAGACATGGCCCGCCTGGCCTATGACTTGCGGCCGTCGATCCACGCCGCCGACGCGCTGGCCTGGGCCAGTTACCGCGCCGGCGACCTTGCCGCCGCCGATGAGGCCATGCGGGCAGCATTGCGCCTCAACACCCAGGACGCCCAACTGCTGTATCACGCCGGGATGATCGCCGCCACGCTGGGCCGTTCGGCCGAGGCGAGCGACTATCTGACCCGCGCCCTGCAACTGAACCCGTATTTCGATTTCGTCCAGGCCGAGGAGGCGCGCGCCACGCTCGCCCTGACCGCGGCCAATCAGTAA
- a CDS encoding nucleotidyltransferase family protein, with translation MAFDTSILDRALAERRAEWERRRVAMLARVLAVLEEVAPAFGVRRAYVFGSLAQPGRYHERSDVDIAVEWPRGQVGFFDLAGDVSRRIGQDIDILPLDKISYADKIRREGILWEWNAP, from the coding sequence ATGGCCTTCGATACATCCATACTGGATCGCGCTCTGGCCGAACGGCGGGCCGAATGGGAGCGCCGCCGGGTCGCCATGCTGGCGCGGGTGCTGGCCGTGCTGGAAGAGGTGGCCCCGGCGTTTGGCGTCCGGCGCGCCTACGTATTCGGGTCGCTGGCCCAGCCCGGCCGTTATCACGAGCGTTCCGACGTGGATATTGCTGTGGAATGGCCGCGTGGTCAGGTTGGCTTTTTCGATCTGGCGGGCGATGTTTCGCGGCGTATTGGGCAGGACATCGACATCCTGCCGCTGGACAAAATTTCGTATGCGGACAAAATAAGACGTGAGGGCATCCTGTGGGAGTGGAATGCTCCCTAA
- a CDS encoding DNA/RNA non-specific endonuclease: protein MDNTQHDQDAEARYHRRAPERAARLDDAAKGIIDFSEMARLDTRRDMIHPNDGLGLERILGTSDLLEVNFLDIGRRAGRAVGRVQVRDGAGRVREFGTGFVVSPALLLTNNHVLPTADSARHSLLDLDFEDDEQFNPRPPVMFGLDPERFFHTNEALDFTLVAVRPAAVDGGAPLAAYGFLPLNETKGKILLDEYVAVIQHPGGAPKKIALRNNKLVDLFDDFIHYTTDTDRGASGSPVFNDQWQVVALHHAGVKRRDAEGRVLSVDGAVWTPPMGEERVAYVANEGVRVSSIMADLRAAAETLPAAQRALLDELFAGSPASTPASGTVTPLTTAERALELFQRVTGYEIGFLGPTVALPTLSAAQLADAAPRLDGRGHVLEYVHFSAVLCASRRLAYYTAVNIDGRKTKTIKRDRDVWYFDPRLAREHQTGPDLYERNDLDMGHLVRRNDPVWGRPAATANEDTFHFTNCAPQHKHLNRRTWLALEDYILNNADNHNLKVSVFTGPVFRADDMTYRGAYQLPAEFWKVVVMVKPGRELSATAYLQTQKNLLEDLEFAYGAYRTYQVPVTRIEAITGLDFGPLRDHDPMAVLESAGPARVIGEADDIRL, encoded by the coding sequence ATGGACAACACCCAACACGACCAGGACGCCGAAGCCCGCTACCACCGCCGCGCCCCCGAACGCGCCGCCCGGCTGGACGACGCCGCCAAGGGCATCATCGATTTCAGCGAGATGGCCCGCCTCGACACCCGGCGCGACATGATCCACCCCAACGACGGGCTGGGGCTGGAGCGCATCCTCGGCACCAGCGACCTGCTGGAAGTGAACTTCCTCGACATCGGTCGCCGCGCCGGGCGGGCCGTCGGCCGCGTCCAGGTGCGCGACGGGGCCGGCCGCGTGCGCGAGTTCGGCACCGGCTTCGTCGTCTCGCCCGCGCTGCTGCTGACCAACAACCACGTCTTGCCCACGGCCGACAGCGCCCGCCACAGCCTGCTCGACCTCGATTTCGAGGACGACGAGCAGTTCAACCCCCGCCCGCCGGTCATGTTCGGGCTTGACCCGGAGCGCTTCTTTCATACTAACGAGGCCCTCGATTTCACCCTGGTGGCGGTGCGGCCGGCGGCGGTCGATGGCGGCGCGCCACTGGCCGCCTATGGGTTCCTGCCGCTGAACGAGACGAAGGGCAAGATTTTGCTCGATGAGTACGTGGCCGTCATCCAGCACCCCGGCGGTGCGCCCAAGAAGATCGCCCTGCGCAACAACAAGCTGGTCGATCTGTTCGATGATTTCATCCACTACACCACTGATACCGACCGGGGCGCGTCCGGGTCGCCGGTGTTCAATGACCAGTGGCAGGTGGTGGCCCTCCACCACGCCGGGGTGAAGCGGCGCGACGCGGAAGGGCGGGTGCTGTCGGTCGATGGCGCGGTCTGGACGCCGCCGATGGGCGAGGAGCGCGTGGCCTACGTCGCCAACGAGGGCGTGCGCGTCAGCAGCATCATGGCCGACCTGCGGGCCGCGGCCGAAACGCTGCCCGCCGCGCAACGGGCGCTGCTCGACGAACTCTTCGCCGGATCGCCGGCGTCCACGCCGGCATCGGGCACTGTCACCCCCTTGACCACGGCCGAGCGCGCCCTCGAACTCTTCCAGCGCGTCACCGGCTACGAAATCGGCTTCCTCGGCCCGACGGTCGCCCTGCCCACGCTGTCGGCCGCCCAACTGGCCGACGCCGCCCCCCGCCTCGACGGCCGCGGCCACGTGCTGGAATACGTCCACTTCTCGGCCGTCCTGTGCGCCTCGCGCCGGTTGGCCTACTATACGGCGGTCAACATCGACGGCCGCAAGACCAAGACCATCAAGCGCGACCGGGACGTGTGGTACTTCGACCCGCGCCTGGCCCGCGAGCACCAGACCGGCCCCGACCTCTATGAGCGCAACGACCTCGACATGGGCCATCTGGTGCGCCGCAATGATCCGGTGTGGGGTCGCCCGGCGGCCACGGCCAACGAGGACACCTTCCACTTCACCAACTGCGCCCCGCAGCACAAGCACCTCAACCGCCGCACCTGGCTGGCGCTGGAGGATTACATCCTCAACAATGCTGACAACCACAACCTGAAGGTGTCGGTCTTCACCGGGCCGGTCTTCCGCGCCGACGACATGACCTATCGCGGCGCGTATCAGTTGCCGGCCGAGTTCTGGAAGGTGGTGGTCATGGTCAAGCCCGGCCGGGAACTCTCGGCCACGGCCTACTTGCAGACGCAGAAGAATTTGCTGGAAGACCTGGAGTTCGCCTATGGCGCGTACCGGACGTATCAAGTGCCGGTGACGCGCATCGAAGCCATCACCGGGCTGGACTTCGGCCCGCTGCGCGACCATGATCCGATGGCGGTGCTGGAGAGTGCCGGGCCGGCCAGGGTGATTGGAGAGGCGGACGATATTCGTCTATAA
- a CDS encoding RNA polymerase sigma factor, with amino-acid sequence MRHVAPLEPDMEFSTDDSDEELMARVTARDSAAFERLYDRYAPIALGIIVRIIQDRAEGEEVLQESFWRVWTQAATYDSEKGPFRAWLFSIARRQALDLLRRRNVRPQAARDESEERRYEQAPASDAAVPDVAEQAIAAQQVRGALVRLSDEQFQVLELAFFKGLTRQEIAQTTGLPLGTVHTRARLGLQKLRSILGDSGGM; translated from the coding sequence ATGCGCCATGTCGCACCGCTGGAACCCGACATGGAATTTTCGACCGACGATAGCGATGAGGAATTGATGGCCCGCGTCACCGCGCGTGACTCGGCCGCTTTCGAGCGCCTCTATGACCGCTACGCGCCGATCGCGCTGGGCATCATCGTAAGAATCATACAGGATCGAGCCGAGGGAGAAGAAGTCTTGCAGGAATCGTTTTGGCGGGTCTGGACGCAGGCGGCGACCTATGACTCCGAAAAGGGGCCGTTCCGCGCCTGGCTGTTCAGCATCGCCCGCCGGCAGGCATTGGACCTGTTGCGACGGCGCAACGTGCGGCCCCAGGCGGCGCGCGACGAGTCCGAGGAGCGGCGCTATGAACAAGCGCCCGCCTCCGACGCGGCCGTGCCCGACGTGGCCGAGCAAGCTATCGCCGCCCAGCAGGTGCGCGGCGCGCTGGTCCGCCTGTCCGACGAGCAATTCCAGGTGCTGGAACTGGCCTTTTTCAAGGGCCTCACGCGCCAGGAAATCGCCCAAACGACCGGCCTGCCGCTGGGCACGGTGCATACCCGCGCCCGGCTGGGACTGCAAAAACTGCGCTCGATCCTGGGAGATTCGGGTGGAATGTGA
- a CDS encoding nickel/cobalt transporter, with amino-acid sequence MSRSRRSRKLIAVALALLALLIVGVANAHPLGNFTVSRYSALTLHDAAVDVFYIVDMAEIPTFRERQAMDGDGDGAVSAAEEAEWLAATVPDLAGKLRLTVDGAPVALAAQGHTLTFPPGQGELLTLRLELRLAAALPPVAEGQARAIDYEDGNFAGRLGWQEVVASAGAGSLLDSTVPATGLSDELRAYPEELLQSPPAVNRATVRHAPAVVGVAAAAGGASDTAAVVANRFGSDEFANLLNRTLDTPGALAAALLVAVGLGAAHALTPGHGKTIVGAYLVGSRGKARHALLLGAVTTITHTAGVFALGFFVLLASEFILPERLYPWLGVMSGLLVVVIGLSILRGHVGHWLARRRGEAGHDEHFHYHFGGGHSHGPNGHGHHDHGPRTTDHGPVGVTGLAMAAAHQPVAAGGTLAFAGVANGRTAAVAIARDHAHPHHEHGHAHDHDHPHDHDHAHDHDHPHDHAHDHDHAHDHAPSGDALSTRNLLALGISGGLLPCPSALILMLSAIALHQVGLGIALIVAFSIGLAGVLTAIGLVMVYAGKLLERLPIRHSALTTRFLPMASATFITLAGLLITIRALAEAGVL; translated from the coding sequence ATGTCGCGCTCTCGCCGTTCCCGTAAACTCATCGCCGTCGCTCTGGCGTTGCTGGCCCTGCTCATCGTCGGGGTGGCCAACGCCCACCCATTGGGCAACTTCACCGTCAGCCGCTACAGCGCCCTGACCCTGCATGACGCGGCCGTGGACGTGTTCTACATTGTCGATATGGCCGAAATCCCCACCTTCCGCGAGCGGCAGGCGATGGACGGCGACGGCGACGGCGCGGTGTCGGCGGCCGAGGAAGCCGAATGGCTGGCGGCGACCGTGCCCGACCTGGCCGGCAAGCTGCGCCTGACGGTGGACGGCGCGCCGGTCGCTCTGGCCGCCCAGGGCCACACATTGACCTTCCCGCCCGGCCAGGGGGAGCTGCTCACGTTGCGGCTGGAACTGCGGCTGGCGGCGGCCCTGCCGCCCGTGGCCGAGGGGCAGGCGCGGGCCATCGATTACGAGGACGGCAATTTCGCCGGGCGGCTGGGCTGGCAGGAAGTCGTGGCCTCGGCCGGCGCCGGCTCGCTGCTCGATTCGACCGTGCCCGCCACCGGCCTGAGCGACGAGTTGCGCGCCTATCCCGAAGAGCTGCTGCAATCGCCCCCGGCCGTCAATCGGGCGACGGTGCGCCATGCCCCGGCGGTCGTGGGCGTGGCCGCAGCGGCGGGCGGGGCGAGTGACACGGCGGCCGTGGTCGCCAATCGCTTCGGCTCCGACGAGTTCGCCAATTTGCTCAACCGCACGCTGGACACGCCCGGCGCGCTGGCGGCGGCGCTGCTGGTGGCCGTGGGGCTGGGCGCGGCCCACGCCCTGACGCCCGGCCACGGCAAGACCATCGTCGGCGCTTACCTCGTCGGCTCGCGCGGCAAGGCCCGCCACGCGCTGCTGCTGGGGGCGGTGACGACCATCACCCACACCGCCGGGGTCTTCGCGCTGGGCTTCTTCGTGCTGCTGGCCTCGGAGTTTATCCTGCCGGAGCGGCTCTATCCGTGGCTGGGGGTGATGTCGGGGCTGCTGGTGGTGGTCATTGGCCTGTCGATCCTGCGCGGCCACGTGGGCCATTGGCTGGCCCGCCGCCGGGGCGAGGCCGGCCATGATGAGCACTTTCACTACCATTTCGGGGGTGGGCATTCGCATGGGCCGAATGGGCATGGACACCATGACCACGGACCACGGACGACTGACCACGGGCCGGTGGGGGTGACGGGGCTGGCGATGGCCGCGGCGCATCAGCCCGTGGCGGCCGGCGGCACGTTGGCTTTCGCCGGGGTGGCGAATGGGAGGACGGCGGCTGTTGCCATCGCCCGCGACCACGCCCACCCGCATCACGAGCACGGTCATGCCCATGACCACGATCACCCGCATGACCATGACCATGCGCACGATCACGATCACCCGCATGATCACGCGCACGACCACGATCATGCCCATGACCACGCCCCATCCGGCGACGCCCTGAGCACACGCAACCTGTTGGCGTTGGGCATCTCCGGCGGCCTGCTGCCCTGCCCCTCGGCGCTCATCCTGATGCTCAGCGCCATCGCCCTGCATCAGGTGGGGCTGGGCATCGCCCTCATCGTCGCCTTCAGCATCGGGCTGGCCGGTGTGTTGACGGCCATCGGCCTGGTCATGGTCTATGCCGGCAAGCTGCTGGAGCGGCTGCCCATCCGCCACTCCGCGCTCACGACGCGCTTCCTGCCCATGGCCAGCGCGACGTTTATCACTCTGGCCGGGCTGCTGATCACCATTCGGGCGCTGGCTGAGGCAGGCGTGCTTTAA
- a CDS encoding DHA2 family efflux MFS transporter permease subunit, translating to MAKQEQLSPVAAGAAEHDYSRKWLVMSAIAMGIFLATIDGSIVNVALPTLSAELNTDFATVQWVVLVYLLTLTTLQAVVGRLADMYGRKILYNSGFIVFTVGSLLCGLSPTVGWLIAARIVQGAGGALILALGMAIITDAFPPGERGRALGISGSIVSIGIVTGPTLGGLIIENLSWHWIFFVNVPIGILGTYLAWRNIPQTRPPGGQVFDFGGAATLCVFLLAFLLGLTTGQRQGFTSPQALGLFVVAVFFLATFIILQRRHPQPIIPPSLFRIELFRVNIITGLLVFIAIAVIALMPFYLELGLGYSVQQVGLLVAVVPIGLGITSPISGLLSDRFGSRPISVMGLVVVVASFLILSTLSAETTAIGFMLRYLPLGIGVGLFQSPNNSAIMGSVPRERLGVSSSLLAITRSMGQTVGFAVLGAIWAAGVMRAAGGEVAGGVQAAPPAAIAAGMQNVALVSAGLAAVALVIALFAWRRERMGTNRPSVVGL from the coding sequence ATGGCAAAACAGGAACAACTGTCGCCAGTGGCAGCCGGCGCGGCCGAGCACGATTACAGCCGCAAATGGCTGGTCATGTCGGCCATCGCCATGGGCATCTTTTTGGCGACCATCGACGGCAGCATCGTCAACGTCGCCCTGCCCACGCTGAGCGCCGAACTCAATACCGATTTCGCCACCGTGCAATGGGTCGTGCTGGTCTATCTGCTGACGCTGACCACGTTGCAGGCCGTCGTTGGCCGCCTGGCCGATATGTACGGCCGCAAGATACTCTACAACTCCGGCTTCATCGTCTTCACTGTCGGCTCGCTGCTGTGCGGCCTGTCGCCCACCGTCGGCTGGCTCATCGCCGCCCGCATCGTGCAGGGGGCCGGCGGGGCGCTCATCCTGGCCCTGGGCATGGCGATCATCACCGACGCCTTCCCGCCCGGCGAGCGCGGCCGGGCGTTGGGCATCAGTGGCTCCATCGTCTCCATCGGCATCGTCACCGGCCCCACGCTGGGCGGGCTGATCATCGAGAATCTGTCGTGGCACTGGATCTTTTTCGTCAACGTGCCCATCGGCATCCTGGGCACCTATCTGGCCTGGCGCAACATTCCCCAGACGCGGCCGCCGGGCGGGCAGGTGTTCGACTTCGGCGGCGCGGCCACGTTGTGCGTGTTCCTGCTGGCTTTCCTGCTGGGCCTGACCACCGGCCAGCGGCAGGGCTTCACCAGCCCGCAGGCGTTGGGCTTGTTCGTCGTGGCCGTCTTCTTCCTGGCGACGTTTATCATCCTGCAGCGCCGCCACCCGCAGCCGATCATCCCGCCCAGCCTGTTTCGCATCGAGCTGTTCCGGGTCAACATCATCACCGGCCTGCTAGTTTTTATTGCCATCGCCGTCATCGCCCTCATGCCGTTCTATCTGGAGTTGGGGCTGGGCTATAGCGTGCAGCAGGTGGGCTTGTTGGTGGCCGTCGTGCCCATCGGGCTGGGCATCACGTCGCCTATCTCCGGCCTGCTGTCGGATCGGTTCGGCAGCCGGCCGATCTCGGTCATGGGGTTGGTGGTGGTCGTGGCGTCCTTTCTAATCCTGTCCACACTGTCGGCCGAGACGACGGCCATCGGCTTCATGTTGCGCTACCTGCCGCTGGGCATCGGCGTGGGCCTGTTCCAATCGCCCAACAACAGCGCCATCATGGGCAGCGTGCCCCGCGAGCGGCTGGGCGTGTCGTCGAGCCTGCTGGCGATCACGCGCAGCATGGGCCAGACGGTGGGCTTTGCCGTGCTGGGGGCCATCTGGGCCGCCGGGGTCATGCGTGCGGCGGGGGGCGAGGTCGCCGGCGGCGTGCAAGCGGCCCCGCCCGCGGCTATCGCCGCCGGGATGCAGAACGTGGCGTTGGTGTCGGCCGGGTTGGCGGCCGTGGCGCTGGTGATCGCGCTCTTCGCCTGGCGGCGGGAGCGTATGGGAACTAACCGCCCGTCAGTCGTTGGATTGTAA
- a CDS encoding histidine phosphatase family protein: MHLYLIRHGQSYVNLKDWDGGNQDTGLTELGHRQAAALGAWLPGELPAVDVLYASTMQRARETAAYVAQAYGVEIRADDRLREIGNNRADHLPWPSDDLPEYSDYWGSERPFASVTPAREGGESLMHFRTRVGAFVEDMIEKHRDEIVVAVCHGGVIELIFDHIFNIGPFRRCEVWCKNTGVTRYEYVEHPRRETWRLHYHSRAEHLQGIQAEAASMTLQE, from the coding sequence ATGCACCTCTATTTAATTCGCCACGGACAGAGTTATGTCAACCTAAAGGATTGGGACGGCGGCAACCAGGACACCGGCCTGACCGAACTGGGCCATCGCCAGGCGGCAGCGCTGGGCGCGTGGTTGCCCGGCGAGTTGCCGGCCGTCGATGTCCTCTACGCCAGCACCATGCAGCGCGCCCGCGAGACGGCGGCCTACGTGGCCCAGGCCTACGGCGTGGAGATTCGCGCCGACGACCGCCTGCGCGAGATCGGCAACAACCGCGCCGACCATTTGCCGTGGCCCAGCGACGATTTGCCGGAGTACAGCGACTATTGGGGCAGCGAGCGGCCGTTTGCCTCGGTCACGCCCGCCCGCGAGGGTGGCGAGAGCCTGATGCACTTCCGCACTCGCGTCGGCGCGTTCGTCGAGGACATGATCGAGAAGCACCGCGACGAGATCGTCGTGGCCGTCTGCCACGGCGGGGTGATCGAGCTGATCTTCGACCACATCTTCAACATCGGCCCCTTCCGGCGCTGCGAGGTATGGTGCAAGAACACCGGCGTCACCCGCTACGAATACGTCGAGCACCCCCGTCGCGAGACGTGGCGGCTCCACTACCACAGCCGGGCTGAGCATTTGCAGGGCATCCAGGCCGAGGCCGCCTCCATGACGCTGCAAGAGTGA